One Pseudomonadota bacterium genomic region harbors:
- a CDS encoding phage scaffolding protein, with amino-acid sequence MKKNTATSRVKQRNPWLLPIVVCICLAVIAYISWDKTIEKASQKRVNQEKKEWEKQVENLEKQLTTLTTGEEQQGISSDLQLLAPSPLLDMELADKKSNEPSCEQLNQKILDFFKYLDDQEYIEKRNITEGTQAFTQKLITKLTQNPPVIIDETKNLISVLQNTAHFFRVLGKADLETAREILAREAGILELTMALFYQWSKNEEKCRSDTVIIHLPLEHLYEYASFFLNTLGGQSYLFRRDSHLRLMVRYYSILILDRSNEKGMNKYGIDIRYPLKQMLAELEVSESLVYKEEYLRTLSTLNKKYATRYKSIQ; translated from the coding sequence ATGAAAAAAAATACTGCCACCAGCCGCGTCAAACAGAGAAATCCCTGGTTGCTGCCAATCGTAGTCTGTATCTGCCTTGCGGTGATCGCCTATATCAGCTGGGACAAAACAATCGAAAAGGCCAGCCAGAAAAGGGTCAATCAGGAAAAAAAGGAATGGGAAAAACAGGTTGAAAATCTCGAAAAACAATTAACCACCCTGACAACAGGCGAGGAACAACAAGGAATCAGCTCTGATCTCCAATTGCTTGCTCCTTCGCCATTGCTTGATATGGAGCTTGCTGATAAGAAATCGAATGAACCCTCCTGTGAACAACTCAACCAGAAAATCCTGGATTTTTTCAAATATCTTGATGATCAGGAATATATTGAAAAACGAAACATTACAGAGGGCACCCAGGCATTTACACAAAAACTCATCACCAAACTCACCCAAAACCCTCCGGTAATCATCGATGAGACGAAAAACCTTATCTCGGTATTACAGAACACTGCACATTTCTTCAGGGTACTGGGGAAAGCTGATCTCGAAACCGCAAGGGAGATCCTCGCCAGGGAAGCGGGAATTCTCGAACTGACCATGGCGCTTTTTTATCAATGGTCAAAAAACGAAGAAAAATGCCGATCAGATACGGTTATAATCCATCTTCCCCTGGAACATCTCTACGAATACGCAAGTTTTTTCCTCAACACCCTTGGCGGCCAATCCTACCTCTTTCGCCGGGACTCTCATCTCAGGTTGATGGTCCGCTATTACAGCATTCTCATCCTGGACCGCTCAAATGAAAAAGGAATGAATAAATACGGAATTGACATCAGATACCCCCTTAAGCAGATGCTTGCTGAACTGGAAGTCTCTGAAAGTCTCGTCTACAAAGAGGAGTATCTCAGAACTCTTTCCACTCTGAACAAAAAGTATGCAACCAGGTACAAATCAATACAATAA
- a CDS encoding Bax inhibitor-1/YccA family protein, whose protein sequence is MQRFGYDNKDVVMDRVKSDVATIFLAKVFYWMACGLGLTAVTAALVANSAAAQQLIFGNQLVFFGLIFGELGLVFYLSARVEKISATAATGLFLFYSILNGATLSAILLMYTATSVASTFFIAGGMFAAMAVYGTVTKRDLTGVGSFMFMGLIGIIIASVVNIFMQSSMMSWVISAVGVVVFTGLTAYDVQKISRIGASGIMQGGESAIRKGAIMGALALYLDFINLFLMLLRLLGDRR, encoded by the coding sequence ATGCAACGATTCGGCTATGACAATAAAGATGTAGTAATGGACCGGGTAAAATCCGATGTGGCAACGATCTTCCTGGCCAAGGTTTTTTACTGGATGGCTTGTGGTCTCGGTTTGACCGCAGTCACCGCAGCACTGGTGGCAAACTCGGCTGCCGCCCAGCAGTTGATTTTTGGGAATCAGCTTGTTTTTTTCGGGCTGATTTTCGGGGAACTGGGGCTTGTCTTTTATCTGTCGGCCCGGGTTGAGAAAATTTCAGCAACAGCAGCAACCGGTCTTTTTCTGTTTTATTCGATCCTGAACGGCGCAACCCTTTCCGCCATCTTACTGATGTACACGGCAACATCCGTTGCATCCACCTTTTTTATCGCCGGTGGAATGTTTGCGGCTATGGCGGTATACGGCACGGTGACCAAGAGAGATTTAACCGGTGTCGGCTCATTCATGTTCATGGGCTTGATCGGTATTATCATCGCTTCGGTGGTAAATATTTTCATGCAGAGTTCCATGATGTCCTGGGTTATTTCCGCAGTGGGGGTAGTTGTTTTTACCGGTCTCACCGCCTATGACGTTCAGAAGATTTCCCGGATCGGCGCTTCAGGGATTATGCAGGGCGGCGAATCTGCAATTCGCAAGGGCGCAATCATGGGGGCCCTTGCATTGTACCTTGATTTTATTAATCTTTTCCTGATGCTTTTACGGTTGCTGGGCGACAGGAGGTAG
- a CDS encoding MBL fold metallo-hydrolase, producing the protein MNIMKITFLGVGEACDAQYPNTSILVAAVEDAREHVLLDCGFTTPHVYFKSCSDPEALLGVWISHFHGDHFFGMPLLLLRLSEMGREKPLLILGPESIQQKIEAALELAYPGVGEQLGFPVDYLPVEPGKRVEATGFQWKSAKNHHSQSALSVLIRTGQKSVLYSGDGGPTPESLALAKGCDLVIHEAFCFEGEMSGHGSVSRAVEFAQKAGAPQLALVHIQRSERESRKAAIMEYLFKVKGCSVFLPEPGTSVKL; encoded by the coding sequence ATGAACATTATGAAGATAACTTTTTTAGGCGTCGGCGAAGCTTGTGACGCGCAATATCCCAATACATCAATTCTGGTGGCGGCGGTTGAGGATGCACGTGAGCATGTCCTTCTCGACTGTGGTTTTACCACACCTCATGTTTATTTCAAATCCTGTTCTGATCCTGAGGCACTCCTGGGTGTGTGGATATCACATTTTCACGGGGATCATTTCTTTGGTATGCCCCTGCTGCTGTTGCGTTTATCGGAAATGGGCCGTGAAAAACCGCTGCTGATTCTGGGTCCGGAAAGCATTCAGCAGAAGATCGAAGCTGCTCTTGAGCTTGCCTATCCTGGAGTCGGAGAACAATTGGGATTTCCGGTTGACTATCTTCCTGTTGAACCTGGAAAGAGAGTTGAGGCGACTGGATTCCAATGGAAAAGCGCGAAAAATCACCACTCCCAAAGCGCCCTTTCGGTGTTGATCCGCACCGGACAGAAAAGTGTATTGTATAGCGGCGACGGTGGTCCGACCCCGGAAAGCCTTGCTCTGGCAAAGGGATGTGATCTGGTAATCCATGAGGCATTCTGCTTTGAGGGGGAAATGTCAGGACATGGTTCGGTCAGCAGGGCGGTTGAGTTTGCTCAAAAAGCAGGGGCGCCGCAACTGGCTCTCGTTCATATTCAGCGAAGCGAAAGGGAAAGCCGAAAAGCTGCGATCATGGAATATCTATTCAAGGTCAAGGGTTGCAGTGTCTTTCTGCCTGAACCCGGAACATCTGTGAAGCTCTGA
- the trxA gene encoding thioredoxin, translating into MNTIIVKCQCGTPNKIPLTKQHLQAKCGKCKNPLDISASVQPVELSDSDFQTFINQAKLPVLVDFYSLTCGPCKMLAPVIDKLAKKYHRRAIIAKINTSSNMLTSQHFQIRGVPTLIFFKNGAQQNILVGAAPEHEISQKLESLL; encoded by the coding sequence ATGAATACAATAATTGTGAAATGCCAATGCGGGACACCGAATAAAATTCCTCTCACCAAGCAGCACCTGCAGGCAAAATGTGGAAAATGCAAAAACCCCCTGGATATATCCGCCAGCGTCCAACCTGTGGAATTGTCGGACAGTGATTTTCAGACATTTATTAATCAAGCGAAATTACCGGTTCTGGTTGATTTTTATTCGCTGACCTGCGGCCCATGCAAGATGCTTGCGCCGGTAATTGACAAACTTGCAAAAAAATATCATCGCCGCGCAATCATTGCCAAAATCAATACATCAAGCAACATGCTTACTTCGCAGCACTTCCAGATCCGGGGCGTGCCCACCTTGATCTTCTTCAAAAACGGTGCGCAACAGAATATTCTTGTCGGCGCAGCACCGGAACATGAAATAAGTCAAAAGCTGGAAAGCCTTCTTTAA
- a CDS encoding spore maturation protein, with protein sequence MLNKIWIGFFLLAALSALYNLIFLGQTEVLAEIMEALFKMSETAFTISLGLTGVMSLWLGIMKIGEAGGMVKILSRLVAPVFTKLFPEVPKDHPAMGAMVMNLAANMLGLDNAATPLGLKAMKELQTLNDSTDTASNAQIMFLVINTSSVTLIPITIFTYLYQLNYPNPTELFIPILLATICSSFAGLIAVSIYQRINLLQPQILLFVGGLMGIITTLLLYMLKLNKTELQGVSLLLSNGIIFGVVVLFILLAAVKKVNVYEEFIAGAKEGFSVAISIIPYLVAMLVAIGVFRASGAMDLLLDFIEQITRVIALGLDTIGLITYHGGPIAFIDALPTGFMKPLSGSGARGMMIETIQTHGVDSLVSKMVAIMQGSTETTFYIIAVYFGSVGVRKTRHAVPCGLIADVAGVTAAIIICYLFFG encoded by the coding sequence TTGTTAAACAAGATATGGATAGGCTTTTTTCTCCTGGCGGCGCTCTCAGCACTCTACAACCTGATTTTCCTTGGCCAAACCGAGGTGCTTGCCGAAATCATGGAAGCACTGTTCAAAATGTCGGAAACAGCCTTCACCATCTCTCTCGGCCTCACCGGTGTCATGTCCCTGTGGCTGGGAATCATGAAAATAGGCGAAGCAGGCGGCATGGTAAAAATCTTAAGCCGGCTGGTGGCACCGGTATTCACCAAACTCTTTCCCGAGGTCCCCAAAGACCACCCGGCAATGGGGGCCATGGTGATGAATCTCGCAGCAAACATGCTTGGACTGGACAATGCCGCAACCCCTCTGGGCTTAAAAGCCATGAAGGAGCTCCAGACATTAAACGATTCCACTGATACGGCATCCAACGCCCAGATCATGTTTCTGGTGATCAATACCTCCTCGGTGACCCTGATCCCGATTACCATTTTCACCTATCTGTACCAGCTTAACTACCCAAACCCAACGGAACTGTTCATCCCCATACTCCTTGCAACAATCTGTTCGAGCTTTGCCGGGCTCATCGCGGTTTCCATCTATCAGCGGATCAACCTTCTGCAACCGCAGATCCTTCTTTTTGTGGGCGGGCTTATGGGAATTATCACTACCCTATTATTATATATGCTCAAGCTCAACAAAACCGAACTTCAAGGAGTCTCGCTTTTATTGAGCAATGGAATAATTTTCGGTGTGGTCGTTCTGTTTATCCTGCTTGCCGCTGTCAAAAAAGTTAACGTCTATGAAGAATTCATTGCCGGCGCAAAGGAAGGTTTTTCGGTTGCGATCTCAATAATCCCCTATCTTGTTGCAATGCTCGTCGCCATCGGTGTATTCAGGGCAAGCGGCGCCATGGATCTTCTTCTTGACTTTATCGAACAAATTACCAGAGTCATTGCCCTGGGATTGGATACAATCGGTTTGATTACCTATCATGGCGGCCCCATTGCCTTTATCGATGCACTTCCCACCGGATTCATGAAACCCTTGAGCGGCAGTGGCGCCCGGGGCATGATGATTGAAACCATCCAGACCCACGGTGTTGATTCCCTGGTCTCAAAAATGGTTGCGATCATGCAGGGCAGCACCGAAACCACCTTTTACATTATTGCCGTCTACTTCGGATCCGTGGGTGTCAGAAAAACCAGGCATGCCGTGCCCTGCGGCCTGATTGCCGATGTTGCCGGGGTCACCGCCGCAATCATCATCTGCTATCTCTTTTTCGGATAA
- a CDS encoding DMT family transporter — protein MIWFIFALLTAFAVATRDISVKTYQELNALEVAGIELFWSIPLFALGFFFVPQPELDQTFWEVFLISLPLNAVPYLLYLYAIKVSPISLAVPFLSFTPLFMLFTGFITLDETINLWGGAGILCIVCGSYVLNLDQAKHGIFKPLTAFIHERGSWVMLIVAFLYAFAAAFGKKALLHSSPLYFSYFFFLVFNCLILAGLILSGKIRWGVILDHKKKGMWLGGLFMSQITTHYVAISLSTAVYMIAVKRSSILLTVLLSWLILKEGNIRNRGLGALLMFCGVLLITLFG, from the coding sequence ATGATCTGGTTCATCTTTGCCCTGCTCACTGCCTTTGCTGTTGCAACACGGGACATTTCGGTCAAAACATATCAGGAACTCAACGCCCTTGAAGTTGCGGGAATCGAGCTTTTCTGGTCGATTCCCTTGTTCGCCCTTGGTTTCTTTTTTGTGCCGCAGCCTGAACTTGATCAAACCTTCTGGGAAGTTTTTCTCATCTCTCTGCCGCTCAACGCTGTGCCCTACCTCCTCTATCTTTATGCGATCAAGGTTTCGCCGATCTCCCTTGCCGTGCCTTTTTTAAGCTTTACTCCGTTGTTTATGCTTTTTACCGGTTTTATCACCCTGGATGAAACCATTAACCTCTGGGGAGGTGCAGGCATCCTCTGCATTGTCTGCGGAAGTTATGTCCTCAATTTAGATCAGGCAAAACATGGGATTTTCAAACCCCTTACTGCCTTTATCCATGAAAGGGGTTCCTGGGTGATGCTGATTGTCGCCTTTCTCTATGCCTTTGCCGCAGCCTTCGGCAAAAAGGCTCTACTCCACTCATCGCCGCTGTATTTTTCCTATTTCTTTTTCCTGGTGTTTAATTGCCTGATCCTGGCCGGTCTCATCCTGTCCGGCAAAATACGTTGGGGTGTAATACTTGATCACAAGAAAAAAGGAATGTGGCTCGGAGGGCTTTTCATGTCGCAGATCACCACCCATTATGTTGCCATTTCCCTGAGCACTGCGGTGTACATGATTGCGGTCAAGCGCAGCAGCATTCTGCTGACCGTGCTTTTAAGCTGGCTTATCCTCAAGGAAGGTAACATCAGAAACAGAGGTCTGGGAGCCTTACTGATGTTCTGCGGCGTTCTCCTTATTACTCTTTTCGGCTGA
- the mutY gene encoding A/G-specific adenine glycosylase, whose protein sequence is MKNLLQFQTDLLAWFKQQSRDLPWRKTYTPYHIWLSEIMLQQTQMDRVVTYFNKWIKRFPDIPSLANGSEEEILKLWEGLGYYSRARNLRKTAIILVDNYAGTIPDTHHELLKLPGIGRYTAGAIMSLAFNREYPIVDANVERVFSRIFNIDTPIKDKENLSFIWDKATKLIPRGKARYFNQALMELGALVCNKNPLCVTCPASKNCRSYELGIVAERPVPGKSNETIFMEMATGVLIHQGKYFIQKRPKNGVWASLWEFPGGRLEPGESPEQGLIREFKEETEFDISHLTKIQTIKHNYTRYKITLHCFFCALENNNTQPTLHEAQEYQWVVPAVLDNYAFPSPHRKLIDFIREKKLL, encoded by the coding sequence ATGAAGAATCTCCTCCAATTTCAAACCGACCTTCTCGCCTGGTTCAAGCAGCAAAGCCGCGATCTTCCGTGGCGAAAAACCTATACACCCTATCATATCTGGCTTTCAGAGATCATGCTGCAGCAGACCCAGATGGACCGGGTGGTGACTTATTTCAACAAATGGATCAAACGTTTTCCTGATATTCCAAGCCTTGCCAACGGATCAGAAGAAGAAATCCTCAAGCTATGGGAAGGACTCGGATATTACTCCCGGGCAAGAAATCTTCGTAAAACCGCAATAATCCTTGTTGATAATTATGCCGGGACAATACCTGATACGCATCATGAACTCCTGAAACTGCCGGGAATCGGCAGATACACCGCCGGAGCGATCATGAGCCTTGCGTTCAACAGGGAATATCCAATCGTCGACGCCAATGTGGAGCGGGTCTTTTCCAGGATATTCAATATCGATACGCCAATCAAAGATAAGGAAAATCTCTCTTTTATCTGGGACAAAGCCACCAAGCTTATCCCCAGAGGCAAGGCCAGATATTTCAACCAGGCGCTCATGGAACTGGGCGCACTGGTCTGCAATAAAAATCCCCTATGCGTTACGTGTCCGGCAAGCAAAAACTGTCGGAGTTATGAACTTGGCATCGTTGCTGAACGCCCGGTACCAGGAAAAAGCAACGAGACCATCTTCATGGAAATGGCAACCGGCGTGCTCATCCACCAAGGAAAGTATTTTATTCAGAAACGCCCGAAAAACGGCGTCTGGGCAAGCTTATGGGAATTCCCCGGCGGCAGGCTTGAACCGGGAGAATCCCCGGAACAGGGTTTGATTCGCGAATTCAAGGAGGAAACCGAGTTTGATATCTCGCACCTTACAAAAATCCAAACCATCAAACATAATTACACCCGCTATAAAATCACCCTGCACTGCTTTTTCTGTGCTCTCGAAAATAACAACACACAACCGACCTTACATGAAGCCCAGGAATATCAATGGGTTGTGCCTGCTGTTCTCGACAACTATGCCTTCCCTTCCCCGCATCGTAAACTCATCGATTTTATCCGAGAAAAAAAACTGCTATAG
- a CDS encoding carbon starvation protein A, whose amino-acid sequence MNSLILAAICFALYIVAYRTYGQYLSKKIFGLRNNRTTPAHRLKDGIDFVPTKKDVVFGHHFTSIAGTGPIVGPAIGVIWGWLPALVWVVLGPIFIGAIHDMGSLVISIRNDGKSVAEIIGKTISPRVRNLFFVIVFLELWIVIAIFALIIAILFGMYPNSVLAVWIEIPIALWIGAKVRSGNANLLVLSIIGVTLMYIAVIAGNYLPIKMPQVFGLSPILVWMLILFLYAGIASAMPVDLLLQPRDYLNSHQLLIAMALLFGGLVVSHPPIVAPAVITNPQGAPSMFPFLFVVIACGAVSGFHALVSSGTSSKQLNRETDALFVGFGSMLFEGALAVLVIMACTAGIGLGIHTSGGTLTGSEAFAGHYASWASANGLGAQLSAFIEGAANMITCLGISRNIAITIMGVFIVSFAATTLDTATRIQRYVISELAEGLNFKRISGRIPATCITVGTAMALAFYSGDGKGAMTLWPIFGAVNQLLASLALLSITAYLIHKNKNIIVTLPAMIFMVITTSWAMVGNASNLLEQKNYFLGGLSVLTLALQAWMLTESWIILSKRTKEIEPQDDKFTETEVPVHADH is encoded by the coding sequence ATGAACTCCCTGATCCTCGCTGCCATCTGTTTTGCCCTGTATATCGTTGCCTATCGCACATACGGACAATACCTCAGCAAAAAAATATTCGGCTTACGAAACAATAGAACCACTCCCGCCCATCGCCTGAAAGACGGTATCGACTTTGTTCCCACGAAAAAAGACGTGGTTTTCGGGCATCATTTCACATCGATCGCCGGCACCGGCCCCATAGTCGGCCCGGCAATCGGCGTTATCTGGGGCTGGCTTCCTGCGCTGGTATGGGTGGTCCTCGGCCCGATTTTCATCGGCGCCATCCACGATATGGGTTCCCTTGTCATCTCAATACGAAATGACGGAAAATCAGTGGCCGAAATAATCGGCAAAACTATTTCCCCGAGGGTTCGCAACCTGTTTTTCGTAATCGTTTTCCTCGAACTCTGGATTGTCATTGCCATCTTTGCGCTGATCATTGCAATCCTCTTCGGAATGTATCCAAACTCCGTGCTTGCAGTGTGGATTGAAATCCCCATTGCCCTGTGGATCGGCGCCAAAGTCCGCAGCGGCAACGCCAATCTCCTGGTTCTTTCAATCATCGGCGTCACTCTGATGTATATCGCGGTCATTGCCGGCAATTATCTGCCGATCAAGATGCCGCAGGTTTTCGGCCTTTCACCGATTCTCGTCTGGATGCTGATCCTTTTTCTGTATGCCGGCATCGCCTCTGCCATGCCGGTGGACCTTCTCCTGCAACCCCGGGATTATCTGAACTCCCACCAGTTACTCATCGCCATGGCACTCCTATTCGGCGGCCTGGTGGTTTCGCACCCGCCGATTGTTGCTCCTGCGGTGATTACAAATCCCCAGGGCGCACCATCGATGTTTCCGTTTCTCTTTGTAGTCATTGCCTGCGGCGCAGTATCGGGATTTCATGCACTGGTCAGTTCCGGCACCAGTTCCAAACAACTGAACCGTGAAACAGACGCGCTTTTTGTTGGATTTGGCTCGATGCTCTTTGAGGGGGCGCTTGCAGTGCTGGTGATCATGGCGTGTACTGCAGGAATCGGCCTGGGCATCCACACCTCAGGCGGAACGCTTACAGGCAGCGAGGCATTTGCAGGACATTACGCCTCCTGGGCCTCGGCAAACGGACTGGGCGCCCAATTAAGCGCCTTTATCGAAGGGGCGGCAAATATGATAACCTGCCTTGGCATATCAAGAAACATTGCCATAACCATTATGGGGGTGTTCATTGTCTCCTTTGCCGCCACCACCCTGGACACCGCAACAAGAATTCAACGTTATGTGATCTCAGAACTTGCAGAAGGGCTGAATTTCAAAAGAATATCCGGACGAATTCCCGCAACCTGCATCACGGTTGGAACCGCCATGGCGCTCGCCTTTTATTCAGGGGACGGCAAAGGCGCCATGACCCTGTGGCCCATCTTCGGGGCGGTCAATCAGTTGCTGGCAAGCCTTGCCCTGCTCTCAATCACCGCCTACCTTATTCACAAAAACAAGAATATCATCGTCACACTGCCGGCCATGATCTTTATGGTGATTACAACCTCATGGGCAATGGTCGGTAACGCTTCAAATCTTCTTGAGCAAAAGAATTATTTTCTTGGCGGATTAAGCGTTTTGACCCTGGCTTTACAGGCCTGGATGTTAACGGAATCCTGGATTATCCTGAGTAAAAGGACAAAGGAGATAGAACCGCAGGATGATAAATTTACTGAAACAGAAGTTCCCGTGCATGCAGACCACTGA
- a CDS encoding sigma-54 dependent transcriptional regulator gives MKEESRILIVDDEKIALNNLSHILTKEGYAVTATQSGPGAIKYLESEEFDLVLTDLKMEKVDGMQILKRSRELHPDTEVIMITGYATVDSAIDAMKAGAYHYIAKPYKLDEVRKVVKESLEKNRLKKENALLKERLKNYHGLRDLITDNQYMRQILALAKQVASTDTNVVISGESGTGKELLANYIHNNSVRSAGIMVAINCGVFTEDLLANELFGHEKGAFTGADDAKKGLVETANNGTLFLDEITEMPLAMQVKLLRVIQEKEVLRVGGTSPIKVNVRFIAATNRNLQAEVDSGRFRRDLFFRINVVAIELPPLSGRRDDIPILSLHFLKKYASLMEKEVTTISPEVSEILMSYGFPGNVRELENIIERGVALTNSQAIELSHLPDDLRGSVMQTFRKSAGKYSTLEELEKTYVEWVLKEKGQNKTETAKELGIDRVSLWRKLKKFGLE, from the coding sequence ATGAAGGAAGAGTCAAGGATTCTGATTGTTGATGACGAGAAGATTGCGCTCAATAATCTGTCGCACATACTTACAAAAGAGGGATATGCCGTAACCGCCACCCAGAGTGGTCCTGGGGCTATAAAATATCTTGAATCTGAAGAATTTGACCTTGTGCTTACCGATCTGAAGATGGAGAAGGTTGACGGCATGCAGATTCTGAAGCGAAGCAGAGAGCTTCATCCCGACACGGAGGTAATCATGATTACCGGATATGCCACGGTTGATTCAGCCATTGATGCAATGAAGGCCGGGGCCTATCATTATATTGCCAAACCATACAAACTCGATGAAGTTCGAAAGGTTGTCAAGGAGTCCCTGGAAAAGAACCGTTTGAAAAAAGAAAACGCCCTCCTGAAAGAGCGCCTGAAAAATTACCATGGCCTAAGAGACCTGATCACCGATAATCAATATATGAGGCAGATACTCGCTCTGGCAAAACAGGTTGCCTCAACAGACACCAATGTCGTGATCAGTGGTGAATCAGGTACCGGCAAAGAGTTGCTGGCTAATTATATCCATAATAATAGCGTCCGGAGTGCCGGGATCATGGTAGCCATTAACTGTGGGGTCTTTACCGAGGATTTGCTTGCCAATGAACTTTTTGGTCATGAAAAGGGCGCTTTCACCGGAGCCGATGACGCAAAAAAAGGGCTGGTGGAGACAGCCAATAATGGGACACTGTTTCTTGATGAAATTACTGAAATGCCTCTGGCGATGCAGGTCAAGCTGCTCAGGGTTATTCAGGAAAAAGAGGTGTTGCGGGTTGGTGGAACCAGCCCCATAAAGGTCAATGTCCGCTTTATCGCGGCGACCAATCGTAATCTCCAGGCGGAAGTTGACAGCGGTCGTTTCCGCAGAGATCTTTTCTTCCGAATTAATGTTGTCGCCATAGAATTGCCGCCCCTTTCGGGAAGACGGGATGATATTCCGATTCTTTCGCTGCATTTTTTGAAAAAATATGCGTCGTTAATGGAAAAAGAAGTGACGACGATCAGTCCGGAAGTCTCCGAGATTTTGATGTCTTATGGTTTTCCGGGTAATGTGCGGGAGCTTGAAAATATCATAGAAAGAGGCGTGGCCTTGACCAACAGTCAGGCAATTGAGCTGAGCCATTTACCTGATGACCTGCGCGGTTCGGTAATGCAGACTTTCAGGAAAAGTGCCGGAAAATACTCAACCCTTGAAGAACTTGAAAAAACCTATGTTGAATGGGTGCTCAAGGAAAAGGGGCAAAACAAAACAGAAACCGCCAAGGAGCTTGGCATTGATCGTGTATCTTTGTGGAGAAAGCTGAAAAAATTCGGGTTGGAATAG
- a CDS encoding HAMP domain-containing histidine kinase → MFPKGIRKKITLGFYFLLFCVIFMAAVTYGIVRDVGRRIEHVEIIDDFLNTTLEVRRFEKNYFLYGKEADYKDNMAFLEKLQGLLLHDIKSLTTLMPGDVFNNLWDAVGEYKNDMQKLQELKKKFFTDPSLFNEQIILENAIRSRGKRLTDKAEQTAKTERIEIKRLLNTTGKVLLFSIVLFVFLFIVIAGFLGRNIVRSLKTLEAYTKQISRGDFVLAHPGVADEEINSLLQAFNRMTNELRIRQRQLVQSEKLASLGTLLSGVAHELNNPLSNVSSSAQILAEEIENPDIVFKRGLIEQITGQSDRARDIVRTLLEFSRIRDFTRQKLLLRSLLDETLVLLRGQVPSHVEIRLEIPEDLYIVADKQRMQQVFLNLIKNAVDVLTERGIVWVSCRDISRGSENREVEILIEDNGPGIPLEIRDKIFDPFFTTKDVGHGSGLGLFIVHDIIEMHGGTLRIDSREGEGTTFIIWLPYKSGEEK, encoded by the coding sequence ATGTTTCCGAAAGGCATACGAAAAAAAATAACCCTTGGTTTTTATTTTCTTCTTTTCTGTGTCATATTTATGGCCGCTGTTACCTATGGGATTGTTCGCGATGTCGGGCGTAGGATTGAACATGTTGAAATTATAGACGATTTTTTGAATACAACCCTGGAAGTGCGGCGTTTTGAAAAAAATTATTTCTTATACGGCAAAGAGGCTGACTATAAGGACAACATGGCTTTTCTCGAAAAGCTTCAAGGTTTGCTTCTGCACGATATAAAATCTTTAACCACCTTAATGCCGGGCGATGTTTTCAATAATTTATGGGATGCGGTTGGTGAATACAAAAATGACATGCAAAAACTCCAGGAGCTAAAAAAGAAATTTTTTACCGATCCTTCATTGTTCAATGAACAAATAATTCTTGAAAACGCTATACGGTCGAGGGGTAAAAGACTTACCGACAAGGCTGAACAGACTGCAAAAACAGAGCGTATAGAAATTAAAAGACTTCTGAATACAACAGGTAAAGTTCTTCTTTTTTCAATTGTTCTCTTTGTTTTCCTTTTTATTGTGATCGCCGGATTTTTGGGGCGGAATATTGTGCGTTCCCTGAAAACTCTGGAAGCCTATACCAAACAAATATCCCGAGGTGATTTTGTACTGGCGCACCCTGGGGTTGCTGATGAAGAAATCAATTCATTGTTACAGGCATTTAACCGGATGACCAATGAATTACGGATTCGTCAGCGCCAACTGGTTCAGTCGGAAAAGCTCGCATCACTGGGGACTCTGTTGTCCGGTGTTGCACATGAATTGAACAATCCTCTTTCCAATGTTTCTTCATCCGCCCAGATCCTTGCAGAAGAAATAGAGAATCCTGATATTGTTTTCAAGCGTGGGCTTATCGAGCAGATTACAGGACAATCCGACCGGGCACGGGATATTGTTCGCACCTTGCTGGAATTTTCAAGGATCAGGGATTTTACCAGACAGAAATTGCTCTTAAGGAGTCTGTTGGACGAAACGCTTGTTTTGCTTCGCGGTCAAGTCCCCAGTCATGTTGAGATCAGGCTTGAGATTCCGGAAGATCTCTATATCGTCGCGGACAAACAACGGATGCAGCAGGTTTTCCTGAATCTGATTAAAAATGCCGTCGACGTGTTGACTGAGAGAGGTATCGTCTGGGTTTCATGCCGTGATATCAGCAGAGGATCGGAAAACAGGGAGGTGGAAATTCTCATTGAAGACAACGGTCCAGGAATTCCTTTGGAGATACGTGATAAGATATTTGATCCCTTTTTTACTACCAAAGATGTCGGCCATGGTTCCGGACTCGGACTTTTCATTGTCCATGATATTATTGAGATGCACGGCGGAACCTTGCGGATCGACAGTCGAGAGGGTGAAGGGACCACATTTATAATCTGGTTACCCTATAAATCTGGAGAAGAGAAATGA